The sequence ttcaaaCTGTATTTTGTGActttactgggacatgtctccatactTTAGTTTTCAAAATGGTCTTtatgtttctcatactgcctgtgctgcagcacctcttttcaccctctgtctgaaaccagaaacTTCCTCTTGAGGGAACACAGTGACTTTAGCCTTTGTAACAAACTATATAATACACTATTGCATTTCAAGAATAGAACTTGTCTGCAGATAAAGGGGTTCACTTCATGATATACTGTTTCCTGATTGGACAAGTGATGTAAACTTTAATCTAAATACTGTGAAATCAAAAAAGTGATTCTAAACGAAGAATAAGTCTCTAATGATGGACATTTATTTCAGGTTCAAAGTTTAGACACTGGCTTGAATTTAAGCATCACgtctagggctgaacgatacatcgtgtcgtgacgataatcgcgttatgcgcatgcgcgatattgACATCACAGGACGTGTgatattaagtaggcaaatgaactcaaacacgtcatgttacaattattttgctgcttgctacaaaaggaaaactcgtgCGGCTCTCACGTCAGgtgtacttgagtgagtgacagcaaaccaccaatcacaaccATTCTTGATCAGATTGCAGCAGgataaccgagctagctcagcttgttgctctgataattTAAGATCCAGatgtccgtgactaaaatccttcatccggttaaatagttcaaaaaatacaataataattgtatagcattaaagttcaagaaaggatggtttgtGGACAAAAAAAAcggtcttttcttcaattcctgtattttttcatatcgcaatatatctCGCCGGGGAAGACaatatcgcaatgtcagttttttccaatatcgtgcagccctaatcacGTCATACTTTAACTGAGATTTAGAAGTTGATTGTTGAGATCAGGAGGATACAGCAGGAGTTACTTGCTTTATTTAGACCAAGTTGTTGAGGCAAAAAGTTCTGTTTTTGAAAAGGAGTGTTTCTCTGTCATTGTCCTTCTCTTGGAGCTCTGTTTTTGGTCTCAACAGTTAAATACCGTACCCTTTAGCTTCTAAAGGCTTCTTTACCTTCAGCAGCTAGTCTCCTTCTGTGGCGGCTGAGCAGGAAATGCACAGTGGGCTTAGGGTGTTTGATTTAAGTGTCACAATTGAATAATGGTTTATTGGTTGTAAATGCTAGCTGTTGAGATCTTTGACCGTAAATGCTGCCGTGGAAAAATCCCAAAAGCTTTCCTTTTATGGACCATTTACGTTTCAATTGATTAGTGATGATGAAACAACCCCACATCCTCTGCGAACACACAGATATCCAGTACAAGCTATTGCATGCATGTGACTCCCATGTCTAATCAGCCATAGCTTTATTCTTTTGAGCAACACTATCTTATGTAAGAATCGTCGTCACTCCTGTAAAACATTGGTTTCGTTTCCCTCAGTTCCAGCCCGGGCTGAGTCACGGTCTACGGTGAAACCTGTGATGAGGTTTGACTCACGGCTGGAAGGAAACTTTACAGCAGGTAATAAAAGCATTCGACACCCAACGCAACAAGAACTGGAGACAGTTTTACGGCCAACTTTGTTTGCCGTCTTGTCTCTAATCCTTTTTGGCTGAAGTTCGACGCGAGTGACGACGGTGATTAAATAAACACGTACAGAGAATTCACTTAAAGGGTACAAGAAGTATTAAGGGGGATTTCCAAGTGTGCGCTGCAGGATACAAAAGTGTACCAGACTGACCCTCAGCAAAAGAGACCGTCTGTTTTATCCATTCGATTATGTAAAGCAAAAGGAATGGATTTACCTTCAGCTGGAATCTTAAAACCACCTGAAACTGAGTCAGTGGAATGGCACCCGAGACGCTGTGTCCAGCAGGGAGAGTGTCGTAGGGGACAAACGAGTCAGAAGTACAAGTGACATCAGTCTGTGAGAAGATTAGTTTAATAGGCTTTGGAGACTCAAGTGCAATGACGTGACCATCTCTGGCAACGGCATCACAATCTTCCCATCTGAGGTCAATCTCTTCCCCAAACATCTGCCGTCTGGCTTCGGTTTTCTCATTACCGGAGGGTCGGCACGAGTAGTGGAAATAGTGATTAGCAGAGAGTCAGTGTGGTGGATATCATTCAAAGTGATATCCTTCGCAGGGCTCACAAAACGACACGTCGAGGCCTCTCATGAACCGACTGACGTTGGAGAAGGTGAACAGGTTCTGGCTCTTATCTCGTCCTGCCGTTGGAATGAGTAAAAGGTTGTCTGCCTTTAGCCTAGCAGGCACAAAGGGAACCCTCCCGACTCCTCAATGTCTGTTTGAAGCCCCTCTCGCCCCctttcctcttcctcatcctcatcctctCCACAATGAGACTCAGCGGTGCATTTCCCCACTTTCATTACCTTAGCCAGACTCCCGGTGCTTTATATAGATATGTAAACAGAGGGCTTTACAGGTTGAGTAACACTATTTCTGTATTGTGTTGATGTGTCTATAAACAGACACCATTTCTAAAAAGCTAAACGCTCCTCATGCCATCGGGATTCTATCCAGTCAGAACTATATTGGAATCTGGTTTTGTTTTCTATTCCGAGACCAAAAACACATCAAGTAAAAAAGTATGAGTattaattatggattataaagtACAGTAGTTTGCTGAtgttaaatattttttaaagtcAAAAGCTGCCGATTAAACATGTAAGAAAAATGTTTCAGATGATGAGAAAGGTAGATGCCTCACTTTGTACAGATGTATCAAAAGTAACTATGAAGGCAAAAGGCAAAAGTAAGTGTTCAGCTTACTTAATACTCCACCAAAATCTGTTGAGTAGGAACAACTGCTTGCCTCGCTGGAGGCTTGAAAGTTGGCTCTGGTTTAGAAAATTGCTTGTAAAAGAAGAGCTGCTCAGCTTGCACTCACACTGTTACAATAAATCCAGGAAGAAACCCAGACTCCCAGCCACAAAAACAGTCCTGACTGTCGTGACAAAATGTTCAGAGAACTCATAGTTCCCCGTGTGTCTAGGCAAATGAGTACACACACAAAACGGATTTGCAACATTGCCCATGATTACCTTCAAGTATTACAGGGCTAGTAACCTTGGTATCAATGGCTGAAGGCCAAACATTGTATTGCAATAGTATTGTCATATTGCTCAATCCTACATGTAACTAATGCAGCTACAGCCAGATATGTGAAGAAAATGTAACCGAAGACAATGGCCATTTGTGCCCCGATTAATTCTCACATGAGCCTTCCAGAGGTCTTTCATGGTTCCCTTTAGACTTCTAAGCAGTCTCTCAGGTCAGCAGGCCGGCTCAGAGCTGGGTTTACAGCTTGGCATGTCCTTCACAACACGCCCACCTTTTTCTGTTTGGGCAGGCACCAAATAAACAACTGTGGGGGAGGACAGCCATAATCACCACAGAGGCCAGAGTTAAAGTCTGTGAAAGGAAGAGGAGGTTCAGCCAGCATGATCTCATGGCCTCCTCCCTTTCATAACTCACCACACTGAGTCAAAGTGTCATGAGATTTGGCCTTGAACACACAGCCATGGATACACATCCTTCTCACACCAACAGAGATACGCATGCGCAGTCAACTCCTTTTGTAGGCCAATGAAGAATCTGAATATGCAGCTGACGGTATCGAGTAAATATGTGGGTGGCAGTCGCTCCTGTGACGGCTCTGAGGGTGGAAACAAGCCACCGTGGGTTTTAAACTTCTGACTGCTCGGGTAAAGTTCACATAAGGCTCCACACAAATCAAACACATCATTCTGGTGGTGGGAGCTGTGGCGCTCGTAATGACTGTGTTGAGCTGAAAGTAGAGCTTTTCATTTACCTTGATGAACGCTGGACGCCACAGGAATGAAGAGAAACAATTAGAGGCCTGACAAACGTTAGCTTTCAGATGACTGGAAGATCAGTTCAGAGAGGGGCGGATCGCAAAAGCATTCTTACTTTTCTCTTTGCTATTGTTTAACCTCCTGGATCTACATTTATAAAGTGTATTGCCACTTGAATTCAAATATAATTCTAAAAGGGACATTTTAAGATCAGCTACAGACATTTTAAGGGCCTTTTTTTGGCTGCATCATCATTAGCACAATGTATTTTCTAAATCGGACTTTGAGATCAAGCAGATACGGGTGCATGGGATGCGTCTTTGCAATGCACATATGAAATGGCCCGTCACTGTGCAAAACGCATGCACATCTTTGAGTAAGAAGGTCAGATGGACAATAGCAATAGGTAACCGATATCTTTAGACACGGGAACATCATCAAGAGTGGGTTTTTGAAGCTCTTCACCCGTACAACAAACGGTTCTGATTAAGTGTAACGACAACCTGATGTCTGATGCCTCTGAACCTTTGATATTGAAACAGAAATACAAATTCTCAAAAGGGAGTGTTTGATCTCTTCTGCAGGCAGGAAGCTTTGGATATACATTCACTTTAAAAACGACATGTCATGTGCTCACCTGCGATCCCCTGCAGCAGTCCACACACGTTGAAGATGCTCTTCTTCATGATGCTCTGGAAGCACATGGTGAAGACTGAGATGAAGGCCACGGCACACAGCAGCAGGATCCCTGCAGCCAGGAAGATAGAAGTAGCCTGCCAGAACCCGCTGGCAATCTCCCCAAAGTGTATGGCGTAGGGTCCGCACAGTATTCCACGCCTCAGGTGGGGCAGTTTTATACAGCGGCCGTAGATGCCTAAAGTGGGCCTGTAGGCTTCTCCGGCTGTGGTGGCCCCATGGGGGCCGTAGACCGCATCGGGGGTTCGGGGGAATCCCACCAGCCAGTCAGTGCTCATGAAGGCGATGAGCTCTCCGAACGCGGCCACGATACTCAGCAGAGTCCACAGCATGGAGCGGCAGGTGACGATGACATGGCACATGCTGACGGCTGGAGTCTCCCTCTGTTCAGACTACTACTCAGCAGAGAGGTGGGAGAGAGGGGCGAGAGGCGCTCAAAGACGAGAGCTGAGGTTGTGATCCTTCTCCGGTGAAGATCTGAGTGCGAGTGAACACTTCACAGGAAGGAGTCGGTGACACCGCTGCACTCAAAAGGTCCAAGTCAATGATTCACAGTCTGCTGCTTCCCTCTCCTTCTCTTCTTATCTTCTGCTTCGACACAGCTGTTATTCCTCCTCCTTGAACTCAACCTCCTTCTGTTGGCTCGGTGTTCAGACTGTTATTCTGTCTGCTTGTTGGTGTCTACATTGTATTGAAGTTGTGTTCCCTGAGCCAGCCCGCTGGCGTCACATCAGACACACCTAAGAGATGAAACAGAGACGCAGAACACTGAGTGATTTAATTGCATGTATACAATGTAATTGCATGTACAAAGGAAACTCTAAgtaaatgttgttttatttgaggAAGTGCAGATCTCCTGTTTCTCCCCTGTCATATGTGGAGAAGCAGAAAGAGGagagtgaggaggaggaggagggcctCTGGTGTAGATCATCAGTGTAATGAGTTGTGTGGGTACGTGGTCATTTGAAGTGGGCCTCTTCTGTTTTCACTGTGTTTATGTTAAAGGGTTTGTGATCAGGGCACTTGTCGTGTTCTCTGCTCCCAGCGGATCGTCATGACCGAGGCTGCATAGATGAAAACTAGAAAAACAGTATGCCTGTCGTGGAGGGGGAGGGTTAAAATAGACGTGGAAGCAGCGGGATGAGAAGCGGATGCAGACAGAGAGAAAAACAACCCGAGGCCTCTCATCAAGCAGCCCACACAGCTGACCCGGGGTCAGTCAGCAGTAGATAACACAGCGGCTGTCACATGACGGGTGATAACCTCAGCGACATCAAACTGGCTGCTGTGCTGAGTCAGGGACATCACAGCACAATGAGGGAGCCGGGTGTCGCTTCATTAAAAGCCCACATCGTCCACCATGAACAGACACACTAAGCAGCCACATTTGAGACATACTTAATACATATTACTACgtgtaaaacattaaaaacaataGCACAAGAATCATTTGCCTTCTATTTACTCCATGAATGAGATTTTTGTTTGATTAAGTTAATCCAGAACCATCGCCAGAAAAAGTTTTGCATTATAAAAAACATACTTTTTCCAGTAAAatgaaacaaaaataaagtgCCTTTCCATCGACCCCATCTAATGCCCTTAGGGTTTCTGTTAGATCTCAAGAGATAAAAACGTTTTCTATTAAAGTTATATTTAAAAGATGGAGATTTGATCTATGATACACATACACAAATATGAGCAGCACATGCACTCCAACACAGACGTTGGAGAGCCTTGTACAGGCCTTTGTGCTCATGTTATAAATAAAGGCCTGAGCCAGAGCTGACAGTTGTTCCTTTCCTTTCTTTTCTCTGCCGCCTCTTGGGAGTCTGTTAGTCATTCTCCAGCAGGGTTTGGCAAAGGGATCCGGGGGCCGCTGTTGACACGTGTGCCGCCCGCACTGCGAGGTTTCCATCACTCAGACCCCCACATTGTCCGCCCTTACTGCGAGGGTCACGGGGCCCACGGTCGTCCCTTGTGGTCACATCCCAGCAAGTGTGTGAGTAAGAGCATTACACAAACTTTGATCTTTGTCATCCTGTAGAGATATCAACAACGGTTCCCTTCATTTCCAGGCCttagtgtgcgtgcgtgtgtgtgtgtgtgtgtgcgtgtgtttgagCTATCGTCAACGGTGTTTGGACTGTGTAAAACAGATGAGATCATAGGAACAGGCACAGACTTACAGATTTTCAACAAAGTCagtttttaaaaatgtgttgcCTCACTATGAACAGATGCAGTAACAGATGCCGCCTCACAAACACTCGCTGGACTTGTTTCAAACTCTTCCcactcacacactctctcccGTTGACAGATAAGTCCCAGAGGTCCTTTGACGTGACTCATGTTTGACGTTCGGATTTAAGACAAACGGGCAGTCGTTAGTTTGAGGGTCAAACATTTTGCTGGCCGGTTGCAAATACTAAATCCTTACTGACATAAATATTGTTTGAAAACACTTTGGAACTAAAGCAATTTGAACCAGCTGGGGATATATGGACGTTTGAAGACCTGGACACTTAACCTTTGAAAATTCCTGGCAGTTACATAGTACCCACTAGTGGCTTTCAATTTGTCTAAAGCTGTCACTGCATGTGGGTAAGTAGATCTAAAACAAGTCTGGTTCTATTCATGTACCTTGCATTTGTCACTACGAACGGCCAGACGTCCGCTCACTGTTCCCAGACAGATTTGAGAAGTTATCATGAACAGACGTTTCCCAAGATAGAATGAAGCCTGGTAGGCACGAGGAGGATTTACGATGTCCTTTATAGTCCCAGAGTAACCAGGGGGGAGACCTAGGATTATTTGAGGCTCGGTTTACACACACAGAAGGGTTTACAAGCTTCAGTCTGCACCCAGCACCCCGCTGACCCCCAACGCTAATCCCCCATGCCCGCACACACTTACAAGACTCCCTGCCATCTGAAACATGCCCCCCAAAGAGTGAGAAGGAAGGAAACTTCTCCACAGTGAGACCTCAATAAAACAAATTTATGTTTAACTTAAATGGTTCGTTAAAGACGTCAGATTGGTCCCAGAGGAACAGCATTAACACCAACATGAACAAAAGGCTTTGTCGGGAAGCTAACATGCTCAAAATGTATCATCTGAGGCTCATTGGAATGTCATTGGTTGTAGGTATTTGGTCATAAAACAAAGTATTCAAATTTCAAAAGTTGGGTCTCCTGAATATTGAGGGGATCATCAAAGTTATTACCATTCATCCCGAGGGTGGAATGAATGTCTGTTCCAAATTTCACAACAAACAATCCCATTTTTGTGGAGACTATTGCCTTTAAAAGCTCATGAAGACGCTGTAGGACAAGTCAGAAGACCACCAAAGTTGGAAGGGTTCATCCTATGGAAACCACGAATATCTGCACCAAATGTCCTTGTAATCTATCAAATAATTGTAAAGACATATCATTAAAAAGGCAAAACCTCATTGGGGCAATAAGAAGGTCTGGGGAATAATGTCTTCACAAAATGTCATTCTGTCCGTCAAATATGTCTTGGGATATTTTGAAACTGGACTGTGTTGGATCAGACGGCAATTCAGTGGACATTGTTATCCTTCCAGCCATGCTGCTTCTCCACCTCCGTTTCAAAGTGTCCACTCAGCCTTTCTCTTATCACAGCCACAAAACAGCAGGACACGCCTTTCCACGCTGCCACTGACCGGAAACAATCTACATATCTATGGGCATGCCACGACTGGAGTGACGCGTCGCCATGGAGAGTGTTTGTTTAGAGCTGGATGAGGGGTTAATGTAGGGTTTACATGCTGAGAGGAGAGACCTCTTCAGCTAAGGTTCAGCAACCTGTTGCAATCAAAAGGATCTACAACTCCTTCGGTTAAATATTACCCACGGACAAACTCAGAAGGATGCCGCTTTGATTTTCTTGCAAGTCCAGCCCATGACTCTCTTGCCTGATGCGACCCAACGGCAAAGCAATTTTAAAACAAAGGCAGCGCTTATAATCTGTGAGGATCTGTTTGAATGAGAAGCCCCTGCAGCTACTGAAAGGGAATGCAGGGGATGATTGGTCACAGAGGACCTCAAATACTAGTCAGGACACACTTTCTTTACAAATAATGGCTCTGAAGATATAAGTCAAGGCAAGCAAGGCAGCATTTCTTACTTTAGGCATCAGTCTGATTTAGTCATGTCTTAGCTCTGGAGTGTACGTGTTGCGCGAGACAAAGAAAGTCTATTATTTCAGGAAAATTGCAGCCAATAACAAAAGGAGACCATAGTCAGGGTTTCCACTGCTAAGGAGCCAGCTTTTCCTAACACTTCTGCACATCTGCTCAGCATCCAGGCGCCTGGGATTGAAACCTAAACTTCAATATTTACACACCATCACATCAGCCACGAGTCCTAATGACAGAATAATTGACTGAAGTTGTCACCTCTCAGTTTGTGAAATGACCAAACTAAAGCAGGGTCATTAAGGAAATCAGACAAACCTGTCTCCATTGGTCCGTGAGTCCAGCTCTTCTGGAGATGCAGCGTCTCTGCCCtgactctcctcctctgctcaCACACTTTAATGCCTTACTCTCTCTCTGACTCTAGACTCCCAGACCCTCCCCACGTCCCTCCTCCCACCTCTGCTCTCATTGGCTGCGCCCGATACTGGAGCCACACTTCTTGAGAGGGTCCACATGGTGGCCATATTTCAGTGGTGAATCTGGGTTAAAATAACACGAGCTGTGGCTGCAGAgggtctctcctctctctcacctTCCTTCGTGCTTTGTTTCATTGCTCTCTGCACACTTTCAATCAGCCTAGACCAACCTCCTATTATCAGCCTAAATGAGAAGTACGTTTCCACTTCCTCTACAAAAAAACCTCAAGTACACAAGGTTAAGTCTGCAAATATGTACACCGTTTGTCACTTTCTGTGTGGACTAGCTTTAGAATTGTCAGACTTAATTGGCCGTCATTTTAGTTTATAAAAGTGTATTTAAAAGTAGATTAAGTACACTTCATATCACAGTTATGTGTCATTTAGTATACTTGAAATGCATACTATTGCTATTTCTATTTTGTGCATACCTTAAAATATGTTTAGAAGTATGCTATACCAATAGTGGTTTGTATTATTTGTTGAAGTACTGAATTTGTAGGTACTTTACTTAGTTAGCTGTGATCTCGAATACAATCTTCTACTTTAACTctaatacatttatttgaaaTGCTTTCAACTTAGAACAGCACCAACCTGTCACTCAAAGGCAGCTACATTTTTTAGCTTTAAGCCTTAACTTGAAAATAAAACGGTAAGTCATATAACAAAATTCCCCCATGAACATGTTGTGCCAAACAGTAAACATGTTTGTTGTAAAGTTATGCATTTTATTGAATGTCACTCCTCTTTTGAAGCAGCCTAAAATCGCCATTGCATTAGCTATAGTTTTTGGCACTTTCGCAGAGAATTCACTTCTTTATAGCCTACACTATAGTAATATTTTTACTACCTATAGTCTGCATAAAGAAAACACATACGTACATGGCAAGAGTTTGAACAAGTGAAAAAAAGTGAGCCTACAACTTCCCTACAAGTTGATGAAAATTCCACTTATAGTAAATGCAAGAACAACATAGGCTACATCTGGTCCCTTCTTCTTCAGTTAACAACAAGTATCTGACAGATTAGATAGCTGCCTGGATGACCAGTTATCTGACTGATAGGGCGGATGATTCACTGTCTGAATAATGGATCACTCTCTGGCTGATGGGAGCAAAGTGTCCCAGGATTGCTTACAGCAGCACTGGGGTGCGTTTAGCCAACACTGCAGTCAGCTACAGTGTCCGTCTGACTTTTGTATTCCCTCACACAGGGGAGACAAATGAGTTCCATATGAGAACGGAAAAAGAGGCCGGCTCAAGCAGGAAGGGAAGCTGATAGGCCAAATCacttgaaagcagcgtggaaaGCTGCGGAAGAAGTCTTTCTTATCAGTTTGAATGGAAGTTCAAGACAAAACAGTCGGAAAACAGTTCCTTTCAACCCAGATGCATATTCTAAACCTAATTAAAACTCTCCTTCGACCCATTTCCAATAAATCCTGGTGACCTATCCTCACACAGTTGTGAATTGGATAGGAATAgttaatgggccattttaaAAGTCACACAAAGTCTCCATTAAATGTCTAAACTATCATTAAAAAGCCTTTTCCCAGTATAACAACAACGGACCGTTCCCAAAATTCTACTTTGATACCTTTGTCAAGGTACCTTTCTTGCATAGCACAAGTAGTTTACAACTCGAAATTCACAATATTTTGTAGTAGACCTCCCCATTAAAGCAAGCAACTGTTGATTTGGCCAAACTGTTAGTAACAGATTTTATTCAGGTAGAGCTAGCTAGCCAatcaagctaacgttagctgaatTAACTCTTTGATTAACTCTTCAATGTTCAGCAGATAGATAGCCTCTATTAATCAGACAATTAACAGTTTGTTACTTGAAGACCTCCCACAAAGCCCAGTgccgatctgttcatctgttatcagggccgtccctcctacaggccgatcatgcagactgcgtggggcctcaccttgcggagggggcctcatcttgcggagggtgcCTCAACTGAGTCGAAAATGCGGCGCACCTATGCGCTGCAATTAGTGTGGCGCTCGcgaaacagagggcctcatcatataactttgcgtggggcctcatgttggccagggacggccctgtctgttatactgattatacagtaaagccatcgaaaataatatgatatacagtacagtacaagtacttctgggtctctgtgtttcattcaaagtcggctctgtctgtgtgtgtggcacgagcacattttgtgagtgcgtgagcggtaacgtggaatgttgttattagcatctggttagctagctatgctaacggatataaagagctgtttctacgccaaggtggaggagagtccattataatttacatttttctatgttcaatctgaatttcatttaaaataaaacaatt comes from Pseudochaenichthys georgianus chromosome 12, fPseGeo1.2, whole genome shotgun sequence and encodes:
- the lhfpl2a gene encoding LHFPL tetraspan subfamily member 2a protein, whose amino-acid sequence is MCHVIVTCRSMLWTLLSIVAAFGELIAFMSTDWLVGFPRTPDAVYGPHGATTAGEAYRPTLGIYGRCIKLPHLRRGILCGPYAIHFGEIASGFWQATSIFLAAGILLLCAVAFISVFTMCFQSIMKKSIFNVCGLLQGIAGLFLILGLMLYPAGWGSDKVQLYCGADAAPYRAGLCSMGWAFYTAMGGTVLTFLCAVFSAQAEIATSSDKVQEEIEEGKSLICLL